The genome window GGCACTGTGAACAACACGGTGACCCTGAGAGTCATCTTTACCTCTGGAGACATGGGCGTCTACTACATGGTTGTCTGCCTCGTGGCCTTCACTGTTGTCATGATCCTGAACATCACCCGCCTCTGCATGATGAGCAGCCACCTGAAGAAGACCGAGAAAGCTATCAACGAGTTCTTTAGGACAGAAGGCGCCGAGAAGTTGCAAAAGGCATTTGAGATTGCCAAGCGGATCCCCATCATCACCTCAGCCAAAACTCTAGAGCTTGCCAAAGTCACCCAGTTCAAAACCATGGAGTTTGCCCGCTACATTGAAGAGCTTGCCAGGAGtgtgcctctgcctcccctcatTATGAACTGTAGGACTATCATGGAGGAAATCATGGAAGTGGTTGGGCTGGAGGAGCAGGGGCAGAATTTTGTGCGGCATACTCCAGAAGGCCAGGAGGCCTCTGACAGGGATGAGGTTTACACGATCCCCAACTCCCTGAAGAGAAGTGACTCGCCCACCGCTGACTCGGACGCCTCGTCGCTGCATGAGCAGCCCCAGCAAATTGCCATCAAGGTGTCTGTGCACCCGCAGTCCAAAAAAGATCCCGTGGGTGACCCAGATGGTGTACAGTTTGAAGTCAAAGATGAAGAGGAGACAGAACCGTCTGCTGAACATTCCCCAGAAACTGCAGAGCCTTCTACGGATATAACCTCCACGGAGCTAACATCTGAAGAACCAACGCCTGTTGAGGTATTAGATCGAGTCCTGCCACCAGCCCACCTGGAAACTGCAGAGCCAGCGGTGGCACATGACAAAAACACCTGCATTATTTATGAAAGCCATGTCTAATATCAACTACGAAAAGCTATGCATATCAAGAAAATCAGGGGCTGCTCCTTGTAGTGCAGATGTAGTACGCACTTGCCGCTAAGCCTTACCAGGAGACTCTCATCCCTTAGGTAGGAGTGATGCCATTTTCAAAGGGGAAACTCCTGAGTGCAGGTATGATGTGACTGGAATTTCCCCAGTAGAAAAGGATGCGAGAAACATCAGGGTGCAGAATCGATAATACTGGACAGAAGGCGTCTGTCCACCTGATACGAATTTTAGAGGCTCTTCTCTGCCAAATACCTTAATGGGTGATGCCCTTTTGGCaaagaaaatattactataaGATATTCTGAGCTCAAGAGCCCTGTCCAATGCACACTGCattgcttttcctttaaaaaaaaaatataggtcTGCTACAGTAGCAAATGCACGTACATGGGTTTGTTGCACtttcttctcagtttttattCCTGTCATTATTCCTTTATAATGGAGTAGTCGATATAGAAATACTAATTGCTCTTTCCGGTTTAGTCCTCTTGGCCACTTTGTCCTTATTTTCCCCTTGAACATGTACCTCACAGACTTTGGTATCAGTCACTCTAGTAGCAGGGCTGATATCTATAAGTCAAGTTGTAATGTTCCATAGTT of Mustela nigripes isolate SB6536 chromosome 1, MUSNIG.SB6536, whole genome shotgun sequence contains these proteins:
- the MFAP3L gene encoding microfibrillar-associated protein 3-like isoform X2; amino-acid sequence: MDRLKNHLPVCFLPTVPFLILVSTLATAKSVTNSTLNGTDGVSGSVPVIIARTDHIIVKEGNSALINCSVHGIPDPQFKWYNSVGKLLQDDEGKEQGGAGKWQMHDSGLLNITKVSFSDRGKYTCVASNVHGTVNNTVTLRVIFTSGDMGVYYMVVCLVAFTVVMILNITRLCMMSSHLKKTEKAINEFFRTEGAEKLQKAFEIAKRIPIITSAKTLELAKVTQFKTMEFARYIEELARSVPLPPLIMNCRTIMEEIMEVVGLEEQGQNFVRHTPEGQEASDRDEVYTIPNSLKRSDSPTADSDASSLHEQPQQIAIKVSVHPQSKKDPVGDPDGVQFEVKDEEETEPSAEHSPETAEPSTDITSTELTSEEPTPVEVLDRVLPPAHLETAEPAVAHDKNTCIIYESHV
- the MFAP3L gene encoding microfibrillar-associated protein 3-like isoform X1; translation: MNQASKKQKEEEEEVLNQEPTLWIQDRLVPRPALNSLLSDRRFPSANHLCCLIEQAKKMDRLKNHLPVCFLPTVPFLILVSTLATAKSVTNSTLNGTDGVSGSVPVIIARTDHIIVKEGNSALINCSVHGIPDPQFKWYNSVGKLLQDDEGKEQGGAGKWQMHDSGLLNITKVSFSDRGKYTCVASNVHGTVNNTVTLRVIFTSGDMGVYYMVVCLVAFTVVMILNITRLCMMSSHLKKTEKAINEFFRTEGAEKLQKAFEIAKRIPIITSAKTLELAKVTQFKTMEFARYIEELARSVPLPPLIMNCRTIMEEIMEVVGLEEQGQNFVRHTPEGQEASDRDEVYTIPNSLKRSDSPTADSDASSLHEQPQQIAIKVSVHPQSKKDPVGDPDGVQFEVKDEEETEPSAEHSPETAEPSTDITSTELTSEEPTPVEVLDRVLPPAHLETAEPAVAHDKNTCIIYESHV